In a single window of the Tigriopus californicus strain San Diego chromosome 2, Tcal_SD_v2.1, whole genome shotgun sequence genome:
- the LOC131877109 gene encoding alpha-(1,3)-fucosyltransferase C-like, with product MSVRDFICGALTSGALFLLASVVAFTLFWPSSSPRCQVSSDCNQARRDEMEQAKIEPTPAVILLWTELNGSFDNWVDYFGNDLDNINHCGFESDQIPPRISRNPEDQPNAQVVIFNLNDLRLDDYEDQDTWKVDNLPLLQKNPSQIWALLWHEPPSRIKVPRHKLAWLDELFNWTISYRRDSDIFFPFGYFVDIPYTKVLKTPWRELWVRKGVVWQSDECQTNSKAKKFIDNLAQYNHRNFNVKMLGACSKNGDKLEEPAKFWAALETDICDDYVTEGFFKALYNDYVPVVFGGADIGYDEVALPGTYIDALSFSSPETLADYLKMISKDSREFGQYVAWQHNFQVISGRFWVCPFSQAVIEAAEEKKPPKPVLKNFTQFWDQKRCYGDYEDALLYSMRASVDQ from the coding sequence ATGAGTGTACGAGATTTCATCTGTGGAGCACTTACCTCTGGTGCCTTGTTCCTCTTGGCTTCAGTCGTCGCTTTCACTTTATTCTGGCCATCCAGCTCTCCTCGATGCCAAGTCTCCTCGGACTGCAATCAAGCCCGGCGAGATGAAATGGAGCAAGCAAAGATCGAGCCCACTCCGGCTGTAATCTTACTTTGGACCGAGTTAAACGGCAGCTTCGATAACTGGGTCGATTACTTTGGCAATGACTTGGACAACATCAACCACTGCGGATTTGAGTCCGATCAAATTCCACCTCGGATCTCTCGGAATCCCGAAGATCAACCTAACGCCCAGGTGGTGATCTTCAATCTGAATGATCTTCGGCTCGATGATTACGAGGATCAAGACACGTGGAAAGTGGACAACTTGCCCTTGCTCCAAAAGAACCCTTCGCAAATTTGGGCGCTACTCTGGCACGAACCGCCTTCTCGGATCAAAGTACCCCGTCACAAACTGGCCTGGTTAGACGAACTGTTCAACTGGACCATATCGTACCGCCGTGATAGCgacattttctttccctttggTTACTTTGTGGATATTCCTTACACCAAAGTGCTCAAAACACCCTGGCGAGAGCTTTGGGTACGGAAAGGGGTGGTCTGGCAGTCGGATGAGTGTCAAACTAACAGTAAAGCCAAGAAATTCATCGACAACCTCGCTCAATACAACCATCGGaacttcaatgtcaaaatgctCGGGGCTTGCTCAAAGAACGGAGACAAATTGGAAGAACCCGCCAAGTTCTGGGCTGCCTTGGAAACAGACATCTGTGACGATTACGTCACAGAGGGCTTCTTCAAAGCTCTGTATAATGACTACGTGCCCGTTGTTTTTGGCGGGGCCGACATCGGCTACGATGAGGTGGCCCTACCCGGCACTTACATTGATGCCTTGTCCTTTTCTAGTCCTGAGACCTTGGCCGATTACCTCAAAATGATTAGTAAGGATTCGCGGGAATTCGGCCAGTATGTGGCGTGGCAGCACAATTTCCAGGTTATATCTGGACGCTTTTGGGTCTGCCCGTTCAGCCAAGCTGTGATCGAGGCGGCAGAGGAGAAAAAACCGCCCAAACCAGTACTTAAAAACTTTACCCAGTTCTGGGACCAAAAAAGATGCTACGGAGATTATGAGGATGCGCTTTTGTACTCCATGAGAGCCTCAGTGGATCAGTAA